The following are encoded together in the Osmia lignaria lignaria isolate PbOS001 chromosome 13, iyOsmLign1, whole genome shotgun sequence genome:
- the LOC143305992 gene encoding uncharacterized protein LOC143305992 isoform X1, producing MLGRSNINYSLISSVRDGDLKRVCELINVYGLSYSQAWSEGYVLLRDAIANEHTEIARLLLINGSKVNSKNKNPSDSPLHLAVRKRNREIVELLLDRGADVNFRNERGYTALHDAVRTGNMEITQLLLNQGAYADAIDNYGIIPLHIAAVKGYVQIAKDLLNHGAYIYSVWTLKGWEGYMPLHFASVGGSEEAVRLFLDKGVDVNTNAKDNLTPLHMATKAGHETVVNLLLKHGAKVDAQDKNGKTALYLAVEKGYSMIVKDILKYCPDINNQSNRSSLEAAVYGYRKEIVETLLQHGFTVNPKDVNNPELLHTAVWKGYLKIVEDLLKYGANVNTLHSSTCKKGFTPLHSAANNKQKEMAKLLINYGANVNAKDASEKTPIFYAIENVDVKITKLLLTNGAGIKDSPELLSIAVKKKCKEIVEILLQHDANINATDGCGRTALYFTALDKEREIAALLLSKGANVNAKTKDGVTTLHAAIKNGCTKVVEALLEYNADVNYIVEGDMTLLHLSAQKGNELISKMLLNKGADVNATRKGRITALHIAAKNGHSQIVEILLEFGAEVDFRNEYGKTALHIASEEGYAQIINALLEYGSDINIISKGGV from the exons ATGCTAGGCAGATCAAATATAAACTACAGTTTAATTTCTTCGGTTCGTGATGGGGATTTAAAAAGAGTATGCGAGTTAATCAATGTTTACGGTCTATCTTATTCACAAGCATGGTCAGAAGGATACGTTTTACTCCGTGATGCTATTGCAAATGAACATACAGAAATTGCTAGACTACTTTTAATAAATGGTTCCAAAGTTAACAGTAAAAACAAGAATCCCTCTGATAGTCCACTTCATTTAGCTGTTAGGAAGCGTAACAGAGAAATTGTTGAACTGCTTCTAGATAGAGGTGCTGATGTTAATTTTAGAAATGAACGAGGTTACACTGCGCTGCATGATGCGGTTCGAACTGGAAACATGGAAATTACTCAACTACTTTTGAATCAGGGAGCTTATGCTGATGCTATAGACAATTACGGTATAATTCCACTTCACATTGCTGCTGTGAAAGGATATGTACAGATTGCTAAAGATCTTCTAAATCATGGGGCTTATATTTATTCTGTATGGACTTTAAAAGGGTGGGAAGGGTATATGCCACTACATTTTGCCTCTGTAGGAGGTAGCGAAGAAGCTGTTAGATTATTTTTGGATAAAGGTGTTGATGTTAATACTAACGCAAAGGATAATTTAACGCCACTTCATATGGCCACTAAAGCAGGACATGAAACAGTTGTAAATCTACTCCTAAAGCATGGGGCTAAGGTTGATGCCCAGGATAAGAATGGCAAAACTGCATTGTATCTTGCTGTTGAAAAAGGATATTCAATGATTGTTAAGGATATTTTAAAGTATTGTCctgatattaataatcaaagcAACAGAAGCTCTCTTGAAGCCGCAGTATACGGGTATAGAAAAGAGATCGTTGAGACTCTTCTTCAACATGGTTTTACTGTTAATCCTAAAGATGTAAATAATCCTGAATTGCTGCATACTGCTGTTTGGAAaggatatttgaaaattgttgaaGACCTGTTGAAGTATGGTGCTAATGTTAATACGTTACACAGTTCAACATGTAAAAAAGGTTTCACGCCTCTACATAGTGCAGCCAACAACAAGCAAAAGGAAATGGCCAAATTATTGATAAACTATGGAGCTAATGTTAATGCTAAAGATGCAAGTGAAAAAACTCCAATATTTTATGCTATTGAAAACGTTGATGTAAAAATCACCAAACTACTTTTAACTAATGGAGCTGGTATAAAAGATAGTCCTGAGTTACTAAGTATTGCTGTTAAAAAGAAATGCaaagaaattgttgaaattcttttacaaCATGATGCTAATATTAACGCTACTGATGGGTGTGGAAGAACAGCCTTATATTTTACTGCTCTTGATAAAGAGAGAGAAATTGCTGCATTGCTGCTAAGTAAAGGGGCTAATGTTAATGCTAAAACTAAAGATGGAGTAACAACACTTCACGCTGCTATTAAGAATGGATGTACAAAAGTCGTTGAAGCTCTTTTGGAATACAATGCAGATGTTAACTATATAGTAGAAGGTGATATGACACTGCTCCATCTTTCTGCTCAGAAAGGAAATGAGCTAATTAGCAAAATGCTTTTAAACAAAGGGGCCGACGTCAACGCTACACGAAAAGGTCGAATAACTGCACTTCATATTGCAGCTAAAAACGGTCATTCGCAAATTGTTGAGATTCTCTTGGAATTTGGTGCTGAAGTTGACTTTAGAAATGAGTATGGTAAAACAGCACTTCATATTGCTTCTGAAGAAGGATATGCACAAATTATTAATGCTCTTCTAGAATATGGTTCTGACATCAACATTATAAGTAAAG GTGGTGTGTAA
- the LOC143305992 gene encoding uncharacterized protein LOC143305992 isoform X2: MEITQLLLNQGAYADAIDNYGIIPLHIAAVKGYVQIAKDLLNHGAYIYSVWTLKGWEGYMPLHFASVGGSEEAVRLFLDKGVDVNTNAKDNLTPLHMATKAGHETVVNLLLKHGAKVDAQDKNGKTALYLAVEKGYSMIVKDILKYCPDINNQSNRSSLEAAVYGYRKEIVETLLQHGFTVNPKDVNNPELLHTAVWKGYLKIVEDLLKYGANVNTLHSSTCKKGFTPLHSAANNKQKEMAKLLINYGANVNAKDASEKTPIFYAIENVDVKITKLLLTNGAGIKDSPELLSIAVKKKCKEIVEILLQHDANINATDGCGRTALYFTALDKEREIAALLLSKGANVNAKTKDGVTTLHAAIKNGCTKVVEALLEYNADVNYIVEGDMTLLHLSAQKGNELISKMLLNKGADVNATRKGRITALHIAAKNGHSQIVEILLEFGAEVDFRNEYGKTALHIASEEGYAQIINALLEYGSDINIISKGGV, from the exons ATGGAAATTACTCAACTACTTTTGAATCAGGGAGCTTATGCTGATGCTATAGACAATTACGGTATAATTCCACTTCACATTGCTGCTGTGAAAGGATATGTACAGATTGCTAAAGATCTTCTAAATCATGGGGCTTATATTTATTCTGTATGGACTTTAAAAGGGTGGGAAGGGTATATGCCACTACATTTTGCCTCTGTAGGAGGTAGCGAAGAAGCTGTTAGATTATTTTTGGATAAAGGTGTTGATGTTAATACTAACGCAAAGGATAATTTAACGCCACTTCATATGGCCACTAAAGCAGGACATGAAACAGTTGTAAATCTACTCCTAAAGCATGGGGCTAAGGTTGATGCCCAGGATAAGAATGGCAAAACTGCATTGTATCTTGCTGTTGAAAAAGGATATTCAATGATTGTTAAGGATATTTTAAAGTATTGTCctgatattaataatcaaagcAACAGAAGCTCTCTTGAAGCCGCAGTATACGGGTATAGAAAAGAGATCGTTGAGACTCTTCTTCAACATGGTTTTACTGTTAATCCTAAAGATGTAAATAATCCTGAATTGCTGCATACTGCTGTTTGGAAaggatatttgaaaattgttgaaGACCTGTTGAAGTATGGTGCTAATGTTAATACGTTACACAGTTCAACATGTAAAAAAGGTTTCACGCCTCTACATAGTGCAGCCAACAACAAGCAAAAGGAAATGGCCAAATTATTGATAAACTATGGAGCTAATGTTAATGCTAAAGATGCAAGTGAAAAAACTCCAATATTTTATGCTATTGAAAACGTTGATGTAAAAATCACCAAACTACTTTTAACTAATGGAGCTGGTATAAAAGATAGTCCTGAGTTACTAAGTATTGCTGTTAAAAAGAAATGCaaagaaattgttgaaattcttttacaaCATGATGCTAATATTAACGCTACTGATGGGTGTGGAAGAACAGCCTTATATTTTACTGCTCTTGATAAAGAGAGAGAAATTGCTGCATTGCTGCTAAGTAAAGGGGCTAATGTTAATGCTAAAACTAAAGATGGAGTAACAACACTTCACGCTGCTATTAAGAATGGATGTACAAAAGTCGTTGAAGCTCTTTTGGAATACAATGCAGATGTTAACTATATAGTAGAAGGTGATATGACACTGCTCCATCTTTCTGCTCAGAAAGGAAATGAGCTAATTAGCAAAATGCTTTTAAACAAAGGGGCCGACGTCAACGCTACACGAAAAGGTCGAATAACTGCACTTCATATTGCAGCTAAAAACGGTCATTCGCAAATTGTTGAGATTCTCTTGGAATTTGGTGCTGAAGTTGACTTTAGAAATGAGTATGGTAAAACAGCACTTCATATTGCTTCTGAAGAAGGATATGCACAAATTATTAATGCTCTTCTAGAATATGGTTCTGACATCAACATTATAAGTAAAG GTGGTGTGTAA